In one Balaenoptera musculus isolate JJ_BM4_2016_0621 chromosome 2, mBalMus1.pri.v3, whole genome shotgun sequence genomic region, the following are encoded:
- the INSM2 gene encoding insulinoma-associated protein 2 produces MPRGFLVKRTKRTGGSYRVRLAERVFPLLGPQGAPPFPEEASSAPQPGAERAGPPTPEEEAARELSGSSCRAAGVSPGAGGREGAEWRADGREGPGPSPSPTKPTGADLRRAFLERCLSSPVSAESFPGGTATVAAFSCSVAPAVAPTSREQFLLPLRAPFPDPALHPDPAPLAASLHGLKRATGGERCAKAPPACASGPAAAGVKKPKAMRKLSFADEVTTSPVLGLKIKEEEPGAPSRGLGGSRTPLGEFICQLCKEQYADPFALAQHRCSRIVRVEYRCPECDKVFSCPANLASHRRWHKPRPAAANAATVSSADGKLPPSSISSSPDSGAVAAPFLAEGKENSRAERTADQHPQAGDSSGAEQHRDSAPSQGLQVLSRPEPSPPQVPYTAGVLGRRVPEPGGVSAAGGPEIFVCPYCHKKFRRQAYLRKHLATHEAGSARALAPGFGSERAAPLAFACPLCGARFPSADIRDKHRLWHAVREELLLPALAGAPPEAPGPGGASDGSAQQIFSCKHCPSTFFSSPGLTRHINKCHPSESRQVLLLQMPLRPGC; encoded by the coding sequence ATGCCTCGGGGCTTCCTGGTAAAGCGAACTAAACGGACAGGCGGCTCGTACCGAGTGCGCCTAGCAGAGCGGGTCTTCCCCCTGCTGGGGCCCCAGGGGGCGCCGCCCTTCCCCGAGGAGGCTTCCAGTGCCCCTCAGCCCGGTGCGGAGCGGGCGGGACCCCCAACTCCGGAGGAGGAAGCGGCCCGCGAACTGTCGGGGTCGTCCTGTCGGGCGGCTGGGGTGAGCCcaggggcgggcgggcgggaagGCGCGGAGTGGAGGGCGGATGGCCGGGAGGGTCCCGGGCCCAGCCCGAGCCCCACGAAGCCGACGGGCGCGGACCTGCGCCGGGCGTTCTTGGAGCGCTGCCTCAGCTCGCCGGTCTCCGCTGAGTCCTTCCCCGGGGGCACCGCCACCGTGGCCGCTTTCTCCTGCTCGGTGGCGCCAGCAGTAGCACCGACCTCGCGGGAGCAGTTCCTGCTGCCGCTCCGGGCACCGTTCCCGGACCCCGCGCTCCATCCGGACCCCGCGCCCCTCGCGGCCTCCCTGCACGGCCTGAAGCGGGCCACCGGCGGCGAGCGCTGCGCCAAGGCACCTCCGGCCTGCGCGTCTGGGCCCGCGGCCGCCGGGGTCAAGAAGCCAAAGGCCATGAGGAAGTTGAGCTTCGCCGATGAAGTCACCACGTCCCCTGTGCTGGGCCTGAAGATCAAGGAGGAGGAGCCCGGAGCGCCGTCCCGGGGCCTGGGGGGCAGCCGCACGCCGCTGGGGGAGTTCATCTGCCAGCTGTGCAAGGAGCAGTACGCGGACCCCTTCGCGCTGGCTCAGCACCGCTGCTCCCGCATCGTGCGCGTCGAGTACCGCTGTCCCGAGTGCGACAAGGTCTTCAGCTGCCCTGCGAACCTCGCCTCCCATCGCCGCTGGCACAAGCCGCGTCCCGCAGCGGCCAATGCCGCCACAGTCTCCTCAGCCGACGGGAAGCTGCCCCCTTCGTCGATCTCGTCCTCCCCGGATTCCGGGGCTGTTGCTGCACCTTTCCTGGCGGAGGGGAAGGAGAACAGCCGGGCAGAGAGAACTGCGGATCAGCACCCGCAGGCCGGGGACAGCTCCGGGGCGGAGCAGCACCGGGACAGCGCCCCATCACAAGGCCTCCAGGTGTTGTCCCGCCCCGAGCCTTCGCCGCCTCAGGTCCCTTATACGGCGGGGGTGTTGGGGCGCCGGGTGCCTGAGCCGGGCGGGGTCAGTGCTGCCGGGGGACCCGAGATCTTCGTGTGCCCATATTGCCACAAAAAGTTCCGTCGCCAAGCCTATCTGCGCAAGCACCTGGCCACTCACGAGGCGGGCTCGGCCCGCGCTCTTGCCCCGGGCTTTGGCTCCGAACGCGCCGCCCCACTCGCCTTCGCTTGCCCGCTGTGCGGGGCGCGCTTCCCGTCGGCGGACATCAGGGACAAGCACCGGCTGTGGCATGCGGTCCGCGAGGAGCTGCTCCTGCCCGCTCTGGCCGGGGCGCCCCCTGAAGCACCGGGCCCAGGAGGGGCGTCCGACGGGAGTGCTCAGCAAATTTTCTCGTGCAAGCACTGCCCGTCCACTTTTTTTAGCTCCCCGGGCCTGACCCGGCACATCAATAAGTGTCACCCCTCAGAAAGTCGGCAGGTACTGCTGCTGCAGATGCCACTGCGGCCGGGCTGTTGA